The proteins below come from a single Asanoa ferruginea genomic window:
- a CDS encoding TIGR00730 family Rossman fold protein, producing MAAICVFCASSQTLDQRFLDLATSVGDALARAGHVLVSGGGRAGMMGAVAAGARAAGGHTIGVIPQSLVDREIADTASDELVVTDGMGSRKNLMIEKSDAFLTLPGGIGTLDELFEVWTTATLRAHSKPVVVLDVDGFYAGLLAWLATLAPGGFVRREAFDALTVVDSVDAALLALPR from the coding sequence ATGGCCGCCATCTGCGTGTTCTGCGCGTCGTCGCAGACCCTCGACCAGCGCTTCCTCGACCTGGCCACGTCGGTGGGCGACGCGCTGGCCCGGGCCGGGCACGTCCTGGTCTCCGGCGGCGGCCGGGCCGGCATGATGGGCGCGGTCGCGGCGGGTGCCCGGGCCGCGGGCGGCCACACCATCGGCGTGATCCCGCAGTCGCTGGTCGATCGGGAGATCGCTGACACCGCCTCCGACGAGCTCGTGGTCACCGACGGCATGGGCAGCCGGAAGAACCTCATGATCGAAAAGTCCGACGCGTTCCTCACCCTGCCCGGCGGCATCGGCACCCTCGACGAGCTGTTCGAGGTCTGGACCACGGCGACGCTGCGCGCGCACTCCAAGCCGGTGGTGGTGCTCGACGTCGACGGCTTCTACGCGGGCCTGCTGGCCTGGCTGGCGACCCTGGCACCGGGCGGCTTCGTCCGCCGCGAGGCCTTCGACGCGCTGACGGTCGTCGACTCCGTGGACGCCGCTCTCCTGGCGCTGCCCCGGTAG